A stretch of the Marinobacter sp. JH2 genome encodes the following:
- the sufT gene encoding putative Fe-S cluster assembly protein SufT, with protein MQEREVVLTKREVEARLVPAGTEIMIPSDTFVTITQSLGGTFTVAVNGNLARIEGHDADALGKKPLESSFETPADGTVNENQVWEAMRSAYDPEIPVNVVDLGLIYECKIENGTEDGNHIYIKMTLTAAGCGMGPVITEDVKRKVEHVPNVDKVTMELTFDPPWNNDMLTDEAKLELGML; from the coding sequence ATGCAAGAACGGGAAGTTGTCCTGACGAAGCGCGAAGTGGAGGCACGTTTGGTGCCCGCCGGAACTGAAATCATGATTCCGTCGGATACCTTTGTGACCATCACCCAATCACTGGGCGGCACATTCACCGTTGCGGTCAACGGCAACCTGGCTCGTATCGAAGGCCACGACGCCGACGCTCTGGGCAAAAAACCGCTGGAAAGCAGCTTCGAAACCCCGGCAGATGGCACGGTGAACGAGAACCAGGTCTGGGAAGCCATGCGCAGCGCCTATGACCCGGAAATCCCGGTCAATGTGGTCGATCTGGGGCTGATTTACGAGTGCAAAATTGAAAACGGCACTGAAGACGGAAACCACATCTACATCAAAATGACCCTGACCGCAGCTGGCTGCGGCATGGGCCCGGTGATTACCGAAGACGTCAAGCGCAAAGTAGAGCACGTGCCCAACGTCGATAAGGTAACGATGGAGCTCACGTTCGATCCGCCTTGGAACAACGACATGCTGACTGATGAAGCCAAACTTGAACTGGGTATGCTATGA
- a CDS encoding LPP20 family lipoprotein: MTLRCRFLPVLLAMLLAGCATGGKQDTSDEFEPIVVQVSGFGVYGHSQQGRSNPKQRLMALRASKLDAYRNLAERVYGTVIYGRSTVDEFVLKDDSFRAYVDSYIRGARTLSVKEHPGGVVETVMELKLEPRFRKCASEVADDQVRDVCPIPMPSHYEPKNDVAIKKAEGQKVDSLYYLD; the protein is encoded by the coding sequence ATGACACTGAGATGCCGCTTTCTGCCCGTGTTGCTAGCCATGCTGTTGGCTGGCTGTGCAACCGGAGGTAAGCAAGATACCTCGGATGAGTTTGAGCCGATTGTGGTTCAGGTCAGTGGTTTTGGTGTCTATGGGCACTCTCAGCAGGGCCGTTCAAACCCCAAGCAGCGATTGATGGCGCTAAGGGCATCGAAGCTGGATGCCTATCGCAATCTGGCTGAGCGGGTGTACGGAACCGTGATTTACGGCCGTTCTACGGTGGATGAGTTCGTGCTGAAGGACGACAGCTTTCGCGCATACGTGGACAGCTATATACGTGGGGCCCGCACCTTGTCTGTGAAGGAACATCCTGGAGGCGTGGTCGAGACGGTCATGGAGTTGAAGCTTGAACCCCGTTTCCGCAAGTGCGCATCTGAGGTGGCAGATGATCAAGTAAGAGATGTCTGCCCAATCCCGATGCCCAGCCATTATGAGCCTAAAAACGACGTGGCAATCAAGAAGGCGGAAGGCCAAAAAGTTGATTCACTTTATTATCTGGATTAA
- a CDS encoding SufE family protein — MTASKQQFLDNPLGQKTSLEDVLDAFEFLDDWEDRYAFIIDLGKQLPEFPDEARTEENYVHGCQSQVWVIHQYDEDSGKLFLLIDSDAMIVRGLAAIILVALNAKSPRELLATDIDELFEQLDLMRHISPTRGNGLRAMVGKIRDIAATEAAA; from the coding sequence ATGACCGCTAGCAAACAGCAATTTCTGGACAACCCGCTCGGCCAAAAAACCTCACTGGAAGACGTTCTGGACGCCTTTGAGTTCCTGGATGACTGGGAAGATCGTTACGCTTTCATCATCGATCTGGGCAAGCAATTACCCGAGTTCCCGGATGAGGCGCGTACCGAAGAGAACTACGTGCATGGCTGCCAAAGCCAGGTATGGGTTATTCATCAGTACGACGAAGACAGCGGCAAACTGTTCCTGCTGATAGATTCTGACGCCATGATCGTTCGCGGTCTGGCTGCGATCATTCTGGTAGCTCTGAACGCGAAATCGCCTCGGGAACTGCTGGCGACCGACATAGACGAACTGTTCGAGCAGCTCGACCTGATGCGTCACATTTCCCCCACTCGCGGCAACGGCTTACGGGCCATGGTCGGCAAAATCCGGGATATTGCAGCGACCGAAGCCGCTGCCTGA
- a CDS encoding iron-sulfur cluster assembly accessory protein: protein MSAEVFTPNDVNVTMTPTAVKHVRKQLDKKPDAKGIRLAIKKSGCSGFKYETEWVEQPSNDDRIFSIDGVDVFVKQEHLSLVNGIEIDFVTEGVNSLFRFRNPNATAECGCGESFTVS, encoded by the coding sequence ATGTCGGCCGAAGTCTTCACCCCGAACGATGTCAACGTGACCATGACACCCACCGCGGTCAAACACGTTCGCAAACAACTGGACAAAAAACCGGATGCGAAAGGCATTCGCCTCGCCATCAAAAAGAGTGGCTGCTCCGGCTTTAAGTATGAAACCGAATGGGTTGAACAACCCAGCAACGACGACCGCATTTTCTCCATCGACGGCGTGGACGTATTCGTTAAACAGGAACACCTGTCTTTGGTTAACGGTATTGAAATCGATTTTGTCACCGAGGGAGTCAACTCCCTGTTTCGTTTCCGCAACCCCAACGCTACCGCAGAATGTGGGTGTGGCGAGAGCTTTACGGTGTCTTAA
- a CDS encoding acetyl-CoA C-acetyltransferase — MRDVVIVAAKRTAIGSFGGGLSSVRADQLGAAVIKALMEDTGVAGEQINEVILGQVLTAASGQNPARQASIHAGLPVSVPAITINKVCGSGLKAVHMAVQSIRCGDADMIIAGGQENMSQSPHVLPNSRDGQRMGNWNMVDTMITDGLWDAFNDYHMGITAENIVEKYDISREEQDEFAAASQQKAVAAQNDGRFDGQIVPVSIPQRKGDPIVFDKDEGPRDGVSADGLAKLRPAFKKDGSVTAGNASSLNDGAAAVMVCSAEKAKELGLTPLATIKAHANAGVDPKIMGTGPIPASQRCLERAGWTAADLDLVEANEAFAAQAISVNRDMGWDTSKVNVNGGAIALGHPIGASGCRILVTLLHEMQRRDAKKGLATLCIGGGLGVALAVER, encoded by the coding sequence ATGCGTGATGTTGTGATTGTTGCCGCAAAACGTACCGCCATTGGCAGTTTTGGCGGTGGCCTGTCGAGCGTTCGTGCTGACCAACTCGGCGCTGCGGTTATCAAGGCTTTGATGGAAGACACCGGCGTTGCCGGCGAGCAAATTAACGAAGTCATCCTCGGCCAGGTACTGACAGCCGCCAGCGGCCAGAACCCGGCTCGTCAAGCCAGTATCCACGCCGGACTTCCTGTCTCCGTTCCCGCCATAACCATTAACAAGGTTTGCGGCTCTGGCCTCAAGGCCGTTCACATGGCAGTTCAGTCCATCCGCTGTGGCGATGCCGACATGATCATTGCCGGTGGCCAGGAAAACATGAGCCAGTCGCCCCACGTGCTGCCCAACAGCCGTGACGGCCAGCGCATGGGCAACTGGAACATGGTCGATACCATGATCACCGACGGTCTGTGGGATGCCTTTAACGATTACCACATGGGCATTACCGCTGAGAACATCGTCGAGAAGTACGACATCAGCCGCGAAGAGCAGGATGAATTCGCTGCCGCATCTCAGCAAAAAGCCGTCGCTGCCCAGAACGACGGCCGCTTTGACGGTCAGATCGTTCCCGTCAGCATTCCGCAGCGCAAAGGCGACCCGATCGTATTTGATAAAGATGAAGGTCCACGAGACGGAGTATCCGCAGATGGCCTTGCTAAGCTCCGCCCCGCGTTCAAAAAAGACGGTTCGGTCACGGCCGGAAACGCATCCTCTTTAAACGACGGTGCAGCCGCTGTGATGGTCTGCAGTGCCGAGAAAGCTAAAGAGCTCGGCTTAACCCCGTTAGCCACCATCAAAGCGCACGCTAATGCCGGTGTTGATCCCAAGATCATGGGTACGGGTCCAATCCCTGCTAGTCAGCGTTGCCTGGAACGTGCCGGCTGGACCGCAGCTGACCTGGATCTGGTCGAAGCCAACGAAGCCTTTGCGGCACAAGCGATTTCCGTAAACCGGGATATGGGCTGGGACACCAGCAAGGTGAACGTAAACGGTGGCGCCATTGCTCTGGGACACCCCATCGGTGCGTCCGGCTGCCGGATTCTGGTTACCTTGCTGCACGAGATGCAGCGTCGTGATGCCAAGAAAGGCCTGGCCACGCTGTGCATAGGCGGCGGCTTGGGTGTTGCCTTGGCTGTGGAGCGCTAG
- the trmL gene encoding tRNA (uridine(34)/cytosine(34)/5-carboxymethylaminomethyluridine(34)-2'-O)-methyltransferase TrmL, with protein sequence MLHVVLYEPEIPPNTGNIIRLCANTGCQLHLIEPLGFSLEDKQMRRAGLDYSEYATVKIHKDYPSFLETERPERLFGLTTKGTRHYHEVAYQDGDYLMFGPETRGLPGDVREGLPEEHRLRVPMRPESRSLNLSNTAALLVYEAWRQLGFPDAI encoded by the coding sequence GTGTTACACGTTGTTTTGTATGAGCCGGAAATACCGCCGAACACTGGCAATATTATCCGGCTTTGCGCCAACACGGGCTGCCAGCTGCATCTGATCGAGCCTTTGGGCTTTTCTCTCGAAGATAAGCAGATGCGCCGGGCCGGGTTGGACTACAGCGAATACGCCACGGTAAAAATCCACAAGGATTACCCGAGCTTTCTGGAAACAGAGCGCCCTGAGCGGCTATTCGGGCTCACAACCAAAGGCACTCGCCATTACCATGAGGTAGCCTATCAGGATGGCGACTATCTGATGTTTGGTCCTGAAACCCGCGGCTTACCGGGAGATGTCAGGGAGGGACTGCCCGAAGAGCATAGACTCAGGGTACCCATGCGTCCGGAAAGCCGCAGCCTGAATCTATCGAATACCGCGGCACTGCTGGTTTACGAAGCTTGGCGGCAACTCGGGTTCCCTGACGCCATCTGA
- a CDS encoding multifunctional CCA tRNA nucleotidyl transferase/2'3'-cyclic phosphodiesterase/2'nucleotidase/phosphatase produces MDIYLVGGAVRDGRLGIPVKDRDWVVVGATPEAMKQRGFRQVGADFPVFLHPKTGEEYALARTERKQGRGYHGFTVYSAPDVTLEEDLKRRDLTINAMAEHEDGTLVDPFNGLTDLAQKTLRHVSEAFAEDPLRILRTARFAARFHPLGFTICADTMALMREMIGSGELQHLVPERVWQEVQRALHEQSPTVFFKVLHELGALDILMPELADTERFEAGLQALECISTQNSTTAQRFSALLSALPEPEARARAIAMKSPNDCRDLTRLVCLFTDWLSQYTDSTLPPEAMLEMFDHADLWRRPERFEQLVTALACTPYKQHVGPLNSAAESARDVSPQELLKQGFKGKELGNAIRNERLGRITLALAP; encoded by the coding sequence ATGGATATCTACCTTGTGGGCGGCGCAGTGCGCGACGGGCGACTGGGCATACCGGTCAAAGATCGCGACTGGGTTGTTGTCGGCGCCACACCAGAAGCCATGAAACAAAGAGGTTTCCGACAGGTAGGCGCCGACTTCCCGGTGTTTCTGCACCCGAAAACCGGCGAAGAATACGCCCTCGCCCGCACCGAGAGAAAACAAGGCCGAGGCTATCACGGTTTTACGGTGTACAGCGCTCCGGACGTCACCCTTGAAGAAGACCTGAAGCGCCGCGACCTCACCATCAATGCCATGGCCGAGCACGAAGACGGCACCTTGGTGGACCCGTTCAACGGCTTGACCGATCTAGCACAGAAAACCCTACGGCACGTTTCCGAAGCGTTCGCCGAAGACCCGCTGCGCATTCTCAGAACCGCCCGGTTTGCGGCTCGTTTCCATCCACTCGGTTTCACCATTTGTGCAGATACGATGGCGCTTATGCGGGAAATGATCGGTAGCGGTGAGTTACAGCATCTGGTGCCGGAACGCGTATGGCAGGAAGTTCAGCGCGCGCTGCACGAACAGTCTCCCACCGTGTTTTTTAAAGTACTGCACGAATTGGGCGCGTTGGACATTCTGATGCCCGAGCTTGCCGATACCGAACGTTTTGAGGCTGGCCTTCAAGCTTTGGAATGCATAAGCACCCAAAACAGCACAACCGCCCAGCGATTTTCGGCATTACTAAGCGCGCTGCCTGAGCCTGAGGCCAGGGCCCGAGCCATAGCCATGAAGAGCCCGAACGACTGCCGAGATCTCACCCGTTTGGTTTGCCTGTTCACCGATTGGCTTTCACAATACACCGACAGCACGCTCCCCCCTGAAGCCATGCTCGAGATGTTCGACCATGCTGATCTGTGGCGTCGGCCTGAGCGTTTTGAGCAGCTGGTAACCGCCCTCGCCTGCACTCCCTATAAACAGCATGTGGGGCCTCTAAACAGCGCGGCTGAATCCGCGAGGGACGTCAGTCCGCAAGAGTTACTGAAGCAAGGATTCAAAGGCAAAGAGCTGGGCAACGCCATTCGTAACGAACGGCTAGGCCGTATCACGCTGGCTTTGGCACCATAA
- a CDS encoding flagellar assembly protein T N-terminal domain-containing protein: MTRIVFLCVMVMCSGWAGATVLEGVGHANIAEDNLDQARAEARQAAMRDLALQYQTQVSTQDTVENGQLTESKTELSSNVELRNAAIVDEYRRGNLLRVVVRAELSDKSTGDAAACRAGEASALRKRVAVTGFPIVHPSQGGDPGLDDAGEQLPQALIARMQNQNKLQVLGATSLRLFSNLPDAPTTQSNMASNRLTNVVQLARELGAQFVVTGVIRDMGLVDPDAWGTSVFEKMQRGLGFGDKTRRFEAEVMVFDGFSGSPIFRKRFETAANWTPTGSGTAGFASAGFESSEWGEAVSGVIDEMTAAVASALNCQPFMARITRVTDDKVTLASGATAGLRPGDQLNVYRSQRYFDSLGGTPELDDAGVLITLDSVHPDFSIGRIGTTGPQINVQRDDLAIIW, translated from the coding sequence ATGACTCGCATCGTTTTTTTATGTGTGATGGTGATGTGCTCTGGTTGGGCGGGTGCAACGGTTCTTGAGGGTGTGGGCCATGCCAACATTGCCGAGGATAACCTGGACCAAGCCCGTGCCGAAGCCCGGCAAGCGGCCATGCGCGACCTGGCTTTGCAGTATCAAACGCAAGTCAGCACTCAGGATACTGTTGAAAACGGGCAGCTTACTGAGTCCAAAACGGAGCTGTCGTCGAACGTGGAGCTTCGTAACGCAGCGATAGTTGATGAGTATCGGCGCGGAAATTTGTTGCGTGTCGTTGTTCGGGCTGAGCTTTCTGACAAATCGACAGGGGATGCGGCGGCCTGCAGGGCGGGCGAGGCATCGGCGCTCCGGAAACGGGTGGCGGTAACGGGATTCCCAATTGTGCATCCGTCTCAAGGCGGCGATCCGGGGTTGGATGATGCGGGTGAACAGTTGCCGCAAGCCTTGATCGCGCGGATGCAGAATCAGAATAAGCTTCAGGTGCTCGGAGCTACATCGCTTCGTCTATTCAGCAATTTACCGGATGCCCCGACAACCCAGTCGAATATGGCCAGTAACCGGCTAACCAACGTGGTGCAACTGGCACGTGAACTGGGTGCGCAGTTTGTTGTCACCGGTGTGATTCGCGATATGGGGTTGGTAGATCCGGATGCTTGGGGTACGTCGGTCTTCGAAAAAATGCAGAGAGGGCTAGGCTTTGGCGATAAAACCCGGCGTTTCGAAGCTGAAGTTATGGTGTTTGACGGCTTCAGTGGCTCTCCGATATTCCGTAAGCGGTTTGAAACCGCTGCCAACTGGACGCCAACCGGCAGTGGAACTGCTGGCTTTGCTTCCGCGGGGTTTGAGAGCAGTGAATGGGGGGAGGCTGTTTCAGGAGTGATTGACGAGATGACGGCTGCTGTTGCTAGTGCTCTGAATTGCCAACCTTTTATGGCTCGTATCACTCGTGTGACTGACGATAAAGTTACCTTGGCATCTGGCGCTACCGCTGGCTTACGCCCCGGTGACCAGCTGAATGTCTATCGTAGTCAACGCTACTTTGATTCACTGGGTGGCACGCCAGAGCTGGACGATGCCGGGGTGTTGATTACGCTGGACAGCGTTCACCCCGATTTCAGTATCGGTCGCATTGGTACAACCGGGCCGCAGATCAACGTCCAGCGAGACGACTTAGCGATTATCTGGTGA